The segment GCCGCTCTTCTCGACCGCAACTTTGGTCTGCGCGATGTGGTCGCCCGAGACTTCCGCCCCTACGATCACCACACCGAGTTCTTTGGCCGCCGCACGAACCTGCTGGCTGCGTTTGGCCAGCGTATTCGAGATCGCTTGGACGATCGGGATGGCGAGTGCGAGGGCGATGACCATCGCGAGCAATCCCCACAGCACGAGCGTCTGCGTCGTGTGGTTGATGATGCTCGTGATCTGCGTCATCGGGACGCCGTACCAACGCGCGCCGATGGTTTTGTTTTGGTCGCTCTGGACCGGATCGATGTGCACGAGATACTGCGTACCGCCTTCGGTATCCGGGCCGGTATAGGGTTGCCCGTTTTTCAACACCGCGTCGGCTGCCGGCACCTGCACGTCGACGGCGCGCGTGCCGTCGGCCCGCATGATCGTGCTCGCGACGATCGCATTGCCTTCCAGGATTGCCGACGCGCCGCCGAGCGAGTGCGCCGCTTGGTCGATCAGGTCGTAGTAGCCGTTCGTCGTGAATTCGTGATTGAGCAGGATGCCGCCGTAGATCGCACCGATGGTGCGCTCGTTTTGGTCGCTGATCGGCGCAGCGGCCACCAGCGCAAGGCCTTGATTGGTCTGCGCGACCGATTTTCCGTCGGGCCCCTTGATATCGGCCTGCGCCTGTGAGACGAGGCCCTCACCGGCCAGCACCACGGGTCCGAGCAGCGTTGCGGTGCTCACCGTTTCTCCCGTTAGCGCGCGTTTCACCAATGAGTTCTGCGCGAGCGTTCCCGGCTGCGGCCCGTTCGCGCGCGCCACAACTTTGCCGCTACCGTCTACGATCGTCAAGAACGAAAGTCCCGACGTTCGGGCGATGTTCGCCAACTGCTTCCGCATCGCGCCGACGTTTTTCGATTCGAGATTCTTTCGCAAGCTATCGGAGACCGCATCCTGCGATACCAGGAGCTTGATCTGATCTTTGTGGGAATCCCAATAGCCGCCAAAGGCGCCCGCGCCGTTGGTGACTTCGGTTTCTCCCAGCGCGAGCAAATCGCGCTGAAGCACCAAACGCGCCGCGACGACGCTGATGAGAAAGAATAGGACGATTGCACCAATGATCGTACCGAGAAGCCGTACGCGTAAGCTCATCGAGTTTCTCTCCTTAGCAACGAAGCTACATGGTTAGACCACACCTCCGAGCGCGATACCGGCGGTACCGAGCGCGCTCTTGGCGGGTTCGACCGCGCCCGCATCGATCGAAAGGCATAGGTTCGCCGAACTCGTCACGTTGGCGGGCTTCGGAATCATCTTCGCGGTAATGCCGGAGTCTTTGAGCGCCTTGGTGGCGATCATCGTGTCGGCATTACTGCCGAAGAACAAGACGACGTCTGCCATAGCCGGCTAGTTCTTCTCGCCGGTAACCAGTTCGTTGAGGCCGCCCGCGACTTCGTTGAGCTCGGCGACGCGATGCACCGCCTGTTGCATCCGGCCGCTCATCTCTTGCGAGAGCGTGTCGATCACGATGATGTCGCCCTCTAGCTCGTCGTTGACGGCACGCAGTTCGCTCATCTTCGGCGAAGGCGCACCTGCCTGAATCTCGGCGATCAGCGCGCCGCTCTTCTCTACCGCGGCCTTCGTCTGCGCGATATGGTCGCCCGAGACTTCGGCCCCGACGATCACCACGCCGAGTTCTTTGGCGGCAGCGCGAACCTGCTGGCTGCGTTTGGCCAGCGTGTTCGAGAGCGCTTGAACGATCGGGATGGCGAGTGCGAGCGCGATGATCATCGCGAGCAGTCCCCACAGCACGAGCGTCTGCGTCGTATGGTTGATAATGCCGGTGATCTGCGTCATCGGGATGCCGTACCAGCGCGCGCCGATGGTTTGATTCTGATCGTTCTGAATCGGGTCGACGTGGACCAGGTACTCGGTGCCGCCTTCGGTATCGGATCCGGTATAGGGCTGGCCCGTTTTTAGAACCGAGTCCGCGATCGGAACCTGCACGTCAACGGTACGCGTACCGTCGGGTTGCGCGATCGTGCTTGCAGCGATCGCATCGCCGTCCAATAAGGCCGCCGACCCGCCGAGCGCGCGCGTCGCCTGATCGACCAAATCGTAGTAGTGATTGAGCAGGATACCACCGTAAATCGCACCGATGGTCCGCT is part of the Candidatus Dormiibacterota bacterium genome and harbors:
- a CDS encoding cache domain-containing protein; this encodes MSLRVRLLGTIIGAIVLFFLISVVAARLVLQRDLLALGETEVTNGAGAFGGYWDSHKDQIKLLVSQDAVSDSLRKNLESKNVGAMRKQLANIARTSGLSFLTIVDGSGKVVARANGPQPGTLAQNSLVKRALTGETVSTATLLGPVVLAGEGLVSQAQADIKGPDGKSVAQTNQGLALVAAAPISDQNERTIGAIYGGILLNHEFTTNGYYDLIDQAAHSLGGASAILEGNAIVASTIMRADGTRAVDVQVPAADAVLKNGQPYTGPDTEGGTQYLVHIDPVQSDQNKTIGARWYGVPMTQITSIINHTTQTLVLWGLLAMVIALALAIPIVQAISNTLAKRSQQVRAAAKELGVVIVGAEVSGDHIAQTKVAVEKSGALIATIEASAPSPAVTELRLLNDEVYCDVIVIDTLSQEMGGRMQQAVHRVAELNEVAGGLNELVTGEKN
- a CDS encoding DUF3343 domain-containing protein; the protein is MADVVLFFGSNADTMIATKALKDSGITAKMIPKPANVTSSANLCLSIDAGAVEPAKSALGTAGIALGGVV
- a CDS encoding cache domain-containing protein, whose product is RTIGAIYGGILLNHYYDLVDQATRALGGSAALLDGDAIAASTIAQPDGTRTVDVQVPIADSVLKTGQPYTGSDTEGGTEYLVHVDPIQNDQNQTIGARWYGIPMTQITGIINHTTQTLVLWGLLAMIIALALAIPIVQALSNTLAKRSQQVRAAAKELGVVIVGAEVSGDHIAQTKAAVEKSGALIAEIQAGAPSPKMSELRAVNDELEGDIIVIDTLSQEMSGRMQQAVHRVAELNEVAGGLNELVTGEKN